One part of the Pseudopipra pipra isolate bDixPip1 chromosome 3, bDixPip1.hap1, whole genome shotgun sequence genome encodes these proteins:
- the SOD2 gene encoding superoxide dismutase [Mn], mitochondrial, which yields MLCRFASAGRSSAKLVAPLGCLVPRQKHTLPDLPYDYAALEPHINAEIMQLHHSKHHAAYVNNLNVVEEKYKEALAKGDVTTQVSLQPALKFNGGGHINHTIFWTNLSPNGGGEPKGELMEAIKRDFGSFANFKEKLTALSVGVQGSGWGWLGYNKEQGRLQIAACANQDPLQGTTGLIPLLGIDVWEHAYYLQYKNVRPDYLKAIWNVINWENVSSRYAACKK from the exons ATGTTGTGCCGCTTTGCCTCCGCGGGCAG aaGCAGTGCTAAGCTGGTAGCACCATTGGGATGCTTGGTTCCTAGGCAAAAGCACACTCTTCCTGACTTGCCATATGATTATGCTGCTCTGGAACCTCATATTAATGCAGAGATCATGCAGCTGCACCACAGCAAACATCATGCTGCCTACGTGAACAACCTGAACGTTGTAGAGGAGAAATACAAAGAGGCACTGGCAAAAG GTGATGTTACAACTCAGGTGTCACTTCAGCCTGCACTGAAGTTCAACGGTGGGGGTCATATCAATCACACCATCTTCTGGACAAACCTTTCTCCAAATGGAGGAGGGGAGCCTAAAG gggaaTTGATGGAAGCCATTAAGCGTGACTTTGGTTCCTTTGCAAACTTCAAGGAGAAGCTGACAGCCCTATCAGTTGGTGTTCAAGGATCAGGCTGGGGGTGGCTTGGCTATAACAAAGAGCAGGGACGCCTACAAATAGCAGCTTGTGCAAATCAAGACCCTTTGCAAGGAACAACAG GTCTCATTCCTTTGCTAGGAATCGATGTATGGGAACATGCTTATTATCTTCAGTATAAAAATGTTCGACCTGATTATTTGAAAGCCATCTGGAATGTGATCAACTGGGAGAATGTATCTTCAAGATATGCAGCTTGCAAAAAGTAG